A single Oryzias melastigma strain HK-1 linkage group LG24, ASM292280v2, whole genome shotgun sequence DNA region contains:
- the LOC112158552 gene encoding uncharacterized protein LOC112158552: MAKEEKDETVVKKGTTGLLRLFQGRSRRNGEEDEKQEKLDNRDETSKTALSVAEKLEPTDRDQCEDPGEGNNTRTRARHRWCHRFSSAVVCMRRRKSSLKKPQEELKTASLNEVEGDMAFKVNKRFNMKTKFSRFLTSNIACRSLKRNGDKTGRKALRSLPGKLSRFFLIREKRRSITQENVENKRVEEDPAGFDVQADESIELQKTTVPPQSTEDDIRRKSQTGLLDADNLTNNRVSVQVESPEEDLCDSVKVVVDFGDQQSSQQKTNQTNSWSLQSSINGPSIRIELCPPVQDEEEEECWASGSYSSHVLHLPGGFNPSERQLHHTARSLVQTAMTAAVDQLTREKQMGRIN; the protein is encoded by the coding sequence ATGGCGAAGGAAGAGAAAGACGAGACAGTTGTGAAGAAAGGCACAACCGGTCTGCTGAGGCTGTTTCaggggaggagcaggaggaacggAGAGGAGGACGAGAAGCAAGAGAAACTGGACAACAGAGATGAAACCTCAAAAACTGCTTTATCTGTTGCTGAAAAGTTGGAGCCAACCGATAGGGATCAATGTGAAGATCCTGGTGAGGGTAATAACACCAGGACCAGGGCGAGACATCGGTGGTGTCATAGATTTTCCTCTGCGGTAGTTTGCATGCGAAGGAGAAAGAGTAGTTTAAAGAAACCACAAGAGGAGCTCAAAACAGCTTCACTGAATGAGGTAGAAGGAGATATGGCCTTCAAAGTCAATAAGAGGTTTAACATGAAGACAAAGTTCAGCAGGTTCTTGACCTCAAACATCGCTTGTCGTTCTCTTAAAAGGAATGGAGACAAGACCGGCCGTAAAGCTTTACGAAGCCTTCCAGGAAAACTAAGTAGGTTCTTTTTGATCAGAGAAAAGAGACGTTCCATCACACAggaaaatgtggagaacaaaagGGTGGAGGAGGATCCAGCTGGTTTTGATGTTCAAGCTGATGAATCTATTGAGCTGCAAAAAACCACAGTCCCACCACAGAGCACTGAAGATGACATTAGGAGGAAATCCCAAACTGGTCTCCTAGACGCTGATAACCTCACCAACAACCGGGTTTCGGTGCAGGTTGAGTCACCAGAAGAAGACCTTTGTGACTCTGTCAAAGTCGTGGTGGACTTCGGCGATCAGCAATCCTCTCAGCAAAAGACCAATCAAACCAACTCCTGGTCCCTTCAGTCTTCCATCAACGGACCCTCAATTCGGATCGAGCTCTGTCCTCCAGTCcaggatgaagaagaggaagagtgTTGGGCCAGCGGCTCTTACAGCTCTCACGTTCTCCATTTGCCGGGCGGCTTCAACCCAAGCGAGCGGCAGCTGCATCACACGGCACGCTCGCTGGTCCAGACCGCAATGACTGCCGCTGTGGATCAACTAACCAGAGAGAAACAGATGGGCCGAATCAATTGA